In Leptospira sp. WS58.C1, a single genomic region encodes these proteins:
- a CDS encoding PAS domain S-box protein, with amino-acid sequence MIQTVEKIFREYFPIPEERKKTILLVEDEAIIALSETQRLKKNGFRVISAGTAEEAVQIATNDYTIDLVLMDIDLGNEEDGTDAAVRILKTRDIPIVFLSSHTEPEIVEKTEKITSYGYVVKNSGETVLIASIKMAFKLYESHLRLKRSEESLKENQELLKATLRSIGDGVISTDELGNITDMNYVAETLTGWSRVEAIGEPIERVFKIVNAKTKRRMRNSLDVLTPKEKNMGLENQVLLISKSGSEHRVAESSAPIRSEKGYTIGSVLVFRDISKEYTLLENIKESESRFKTVANAAPVMIWVSGLDKKCNWFNQTWLNFTGRSMEQELGDGWAEGVHPNDLEECIQIYSSHFDEREPFSMTYRLKNKNGDWRWVQDNGIPITNESGIFTGFIGSCVDITEAKAAIETLAKDLHERDYLYKELQHRVKNSMSMISSIVEIEAARSSDPKRKNTLENLVNRIHSVGNLYEMLYTSDNSHSVRLDRYIQKITENLLNAFQEKTSGISLQLDLDDLEIDVKSAIPLGLILNELVTNIFKYAFPKKQEGKISIRLFKENSWVNLIVSDNGVPFPEGFRTDYSPGLGLQLVNMLVDQLKGNIHWKLNGEKEVSIRFCNKQEHSDQFSFTKS; translated from the coding sequence ATGATCCAGACAGTAGAAAAAATTTTTAGAGAATACTTTCCCATCCCGGAAGAAAGAAAAAAAACCATTCTTCTTGTCGAGGATGAGGCAATCATTGCGCTCTCCGAAACCCAAAGATTGAAAAAGAACGGATTCAGAGTAATCTCCGCCGGCACAGCTGAGGAAGCCGTTCAAATAGCGACTAACGATTATACGATCGACTTAGTTCTTATGGATATCGATCTCGGAAACGAGGAAGATGGAACGGATGCCGCGGTCCGTATCTTAAAAACAAGGGATATCCCGATCGTATTTCTCTCCAGTCATACCGAACCGGAGATCGTTGAAAAAACGGAGAAAATCACTTCCTACGGTTACGTAGTTAAAAATTCCGGGGAAACGGTTCTCATTGCCTCCATCAAGATGGCATTCAAACTTTACGAATCTCATCTTCGGTTAAAAAGAAGTGAGGAATCCTTAAAAGAAAACCAAGAACTTTTAAAAGCAACCTTAAGGTCCATCGGAGACGGTGTCATCTCCACGGACGAATTGGGAAATATTACCGATATGAACTACGTTGCGGAAACTCTTACCGGCTGGTCCAGAGTGGAAGCGATCGGCGAGCCTATTGAAAGAGTTTTTAAGATCGTTAACGCTAAGACAAAAAGGAGAATGAGAAATTCCTTGGATGTTCTTACTCCGAAAGAAAAAAATATGGGCCTGGAAAACCAAGTATTACTTATTTCTAAATCTGGTTCCGAGCACCGGGTCGCAGAAAGTTCCGCTCCGATCCGTTCCGAAAAAGGTTATACGATAGGGTCCGTTTTAGTCTTTCGGGATATTTCCAAAGAATATACTTTGTTAGAGAACATTAAAGAAAGTGAATCTAGATTTAAAACCGTCGCAAATGCCGCACCTGTAATGATCTGGGTTTCCGGTCTCGATAAAAAATGCAACTGGTTCAACCAAACCTGGCTGAACTTTACCGGAAGGAGTATGGAGCAGGAGTTAGGGGACGGTTGGGCAGAAGGAGTTCATCCAAACGATTTGGAAGAATGTATCCAGATCTATTCCAGTCACTTCGACGAGAGAGAACCTTTTAGTATGACTTACCGTTTAAAAAATAAAAACGGGGACTGGAGATGGGTCCAAGATAACGGGATCCCGATCACAAACGAATCCGGAATTTTTACGGGTTTTATCGGTTCTTGCGTGGATATCACTGAAGCGAAGGCCGCCATCGAGACTTTAGCGAAGGATCTTCATGAAAGGGATTATCTCTATAAAGAACTTCAACATAGGGTCAAAAACAGCATGAGTATGATCAGCTCTATCGTGGAAATAGAAGCAGCAAGATCATCCGATCCTAAGCGGAAAAATACCTTGGAAAATTTGGTAAACCGGATCCATTCCGTCGGAAATTTATATGAGATGTTGTATACTTCCGACAATTCTCATTCCGTTCGTCTGGATCGTTATATCCAAAAGATCACAGAAAATCTATTGAATGCTTTCCAAGAAAAAACAAGCGGGATCTCTCTTCAACTAGACCTGGACGATCTGGAAATTGACGTAAAAAGTGCGATCCCTCTCGGACTTATCTTGAATGAACTCGTCACGAATATTTTTAAATACGCATTCCCTAAAAAACAGGAGGGAAAAATTTCCATTCGACTTTTTAAAGAAAATTCTTGGGTGAACCTTATCGTCTCGGACAATGGCGTCCCGTTCCCGGAAGGATTCCGAACCGATTATTCTCCGGGACTCGGACTACAACTTGTGAATATGTTAGTCGATCAGTTGAAAGGAAACATTCACTGGAAATTGAATGGGGAGAAGGAAGTTTCGATCCGCTTCTGTAACAAACAAGAACATTCGGATCAATTTTCGTTCACAAAATCTTAG
- a CDS encoding phasin-related domain-containing protein, producing MEKSLMDILNAGIALFQSGEDKLKQSLSDLDHAYQDMKSKGAQNQSEQANRLRDLIQKTVMDAQDKLSNANESSKAVINQLKENFEKISTQIDEALPEEFKAKAKSAIEELKKLTKK from the coding sequence ATGGAAAAATCTCTAATGGACATCCTAAACGCCGGAATCGCATTATTTCAATCCGGAGAAGATAAACTAAAACAAAGCCTTTCCGATCTGGACCATGCCTACCAGGATATGAAAAGTAAGGGAGCCCAGAATCAATCGGAACAAGCGAATCGACTTAGGGACCTGATCCAAAAGACGGTTATGGACGCTCAGGACAAGTTATCGAATGCTAACGAAAGTTCTAAGGCGGTGATCAATCAGCTTAAAGAGAATTTCGAAAAAATTTCGACACAAATTGACGAGGCACTTCCGGAAGAATTTAAAGCCAAGGCCAAGTCCGCGATAGAAGAGCTGAAAAAGCTTACTAAAAAATAA
- a CDS encoding alpha/beta hydrolase, which yields MDQTLARKVNPKPRRKGGAYAVGAEDIYIFPLSESTNLFLQKVWNAFVNKMVSMTLPNGKPVFQYSVFEAIQDKNLKIVASATHFRMKQVTDRIGLQSIEDFIRNTIPISIQDPGNLSAKYLREAILSVEKKARPEVYFHSLDDERVHPNLKQLLTKTMNYAAGIPLFVKGSPIGMLWGIRRDNMSPEQEEEVRQQLYSLYDVVDFVISKEMGLKGDPYYARKNIEKSDLHSRAKHLFYTRGFGQDEPVTTIVFDSHTYQRSYRLDASFLIPSGDGYSVSLKRFEPKERNDTGKNLLLIPGFFCRRSVMDKVARELSLRHGYRVFSMDMRGRSRRTLPLFGIREGWTVDDFIQEDFPAVLNWIKENFPNEQLVVVGHSMGGMIPRFYCSAYDEIVKRKTNPLVPLTRPDELISGIVSITSPNFVRLQAQIPGLDILKMGLKLVPSKTISDFLFDLTSFSLQTTLPTVDLNKFFKFLLGLHSSLRAVSFDLHAKVVNLRDFVGYKQISPPEWYFLIEDIFCEESTKVVLQFLRSQLSQDRSFLSYDGTLDYTALQKNLQIPLFSVLGSVDKVVPSETIENDLAALPHKKNKILSYEQGHLGIVFHMPVVKEMCSEIDSWIKGLDST from the coding sequence ATGGACCAGACCCTAGCCCGAAAGGTCAACCCTAAGCCCCGGAGGAAAGGGGGCGCTTATGCAGTAGGAGCGGAAGATATTTATATCTTTCCGCTTTCCGAAAGTACGAACTTATTTCTCCAGAAAGTTTGGAATGCATTCGTAAACAAGATGGTCTCCATGACCCTTCCAAACGGAAAACCGGTATTCCAATATTCCGTTTTCGAAGCAATCCAAGATAAAAACCTAAAGATCGTAGCATCCGCCACTCATTTTAGAATGAAGCAGGTAACGGATAGGATCGGCCTTCAGAGTATCGAGGATTTCATCCGTAACACGATCCCGATCTCTATACAAGATCCTGGAAATCTTTCCGCCAAATATTTGAGAGAAGCGATCCTTTCCGTGGAAAAAAAAGCGAGGCCGGAAGTTTATTTCCATAGCTTGGACGATGAAAGGGTCCATCCCAACTTAAAGCAGCTTCTTACCAAAACGATGAATTACGCCGCAGGGATTCCTTTATTCGTAAAAGGTTCTCCTATAGGTATGTTATGGGGCATCCGTAGGGACAATATGAGTCCCGAACAAGAGGAAGAAGTACGACAACAATTGTATAGCTTGTACGACGTAGTGGACTTTGTGATCTCCAAGGAAATGGGCCTAAAAGGAGATCCTTACTACGCGCGTAAGAATATCGAAAAGTCGGATCTTCATTCTAGAGCAAAACATCTATTTTATACCAGAGGTTTCGGTCAAGACGAGCCAGTTACCACCATCGTATTCGATTCTCATACCTACCAAAGATCCTATCGATTGGACGCAAGTTTTCTCATTCCTTCCGGCGATGGATATTCGGTTAGCTTAAAACGTTTTGAACCTAAGGAAAGGAATGATACCGGTAAGAACCTTCTTCTGATCCCCGGCTTTTTTTGCAGAAGGTCCGTAATGGACAAAGTAGCTAGAGAGTTATCCCTCCGCCATGGGTATAGGGTTTTTTCTATGGACATGAGGGGAAGATCCAGAAGGACCTTACCACTTTTCGGAATACGAGAAGGCTGGACCGTGGACGATTTTATCCAAGAAGATTTTCCGGCGGTTCTCAACTGGATCAAAGAGAATTTTCCGAACGAACAGCTGGTAGTTGTCGGCCACAGTATGGGGGGAATGATCCCCCGCTTTTATTGCTCAGCCTATGATGAGATCGTAAAAAGAAAAACGAATCCTCTTGTTCCACTCACTCGTCCGGATGAATTGATCTCCGGGATCGTTTCCATCACCTCTCCGAATTTTGTGAGACTGCAGGCACAAATTCCGGGTCTAGACATTCTAAAGATGGGACTAAAATTAGTTCCTTCTAAAACGATCTCCGATTTTCTTTTTGACCTGACTTCTTTTTCTTTGCAGACTACCCTTCCCACAGTCGATCTGAATAAATTTTTCAAATTTCTTCTGGGACTACATTCTTCTTTGAGAGCTGTATCTTTCGATCTACATGCGAAAGTTGTAAATCTTAGAGACTTCGTGGGTTATAAACAGATCTCTCCTCCAGAATGGTATTTTCTGATCGAAGATATTTTTTGTGAAGAGTCTACAAAAGTAGTTCTTCAATTTTTAAGATCTCAATTGAGTCAGGATAGATCCTTTCTTTCCTATGACGGAACTTTGGATTATACCGCGCTCCAAAAAAATCTGCAGATCCCACTTTTTTCCGTCTTAGGTTCCGTGGACAAAGTGGTTCCAAGCGAGACGATCGAGAACGATCTTGCTGCGCTTCCTCATAAAAAAAATAAGATTCTTTCGTACGAACAGGGTCACTTAGGTATCGTTTTCCACATGCCGGTCGTAAAGGAAATGTGCTCCGAAATCGACTCCTGGATCAAAGGATTGGACTCGACTTGA
- a CDS encoding bifunctional nuclease domain-containing protein: MDLLEATIYNISLTNVGFAVFLKAKDDSDQRVVPIFIGPLETHSITSVLEGTKPPRPMTHDLMTILLTTLGVQIVKIAIEEIIDNTFYAKITLRKDEELIVLDARPSDSIALALRANAPIYLAKKVIEEAGIVMKDDEIPGETIGKEKISQLPKSQLEILQDSLDNALKAEDYETAAKIRDQIRKLLENPS; the protein is encoded by the coding sequence ATGGATCTTTTGGAAGCGACCATATATAATATCTCTCTCACGAATGTGGGCTTTGCCGTATTTTTGAAGGCAAAGGATGATTCGGATCAGAGGGTCGTTCCGATTTTTATCGGTCCTCTGGAAACACATTCCATCACCTCGGTTTTAGAAGGTACCAAACCGCCAAGACCGATGACCCACGATCTGATGACCATTCTACTCACCACTCTGGGAGTGCAGATCGTAAAGATCGCGATCGAAGAGATCATAGACAATACTTTCTACGCAAAAATCACCTTACGGAAAGACGAGGAGTTGATCGTGCTCGACGCAAGGCCCAGTGATTCCATTGCATTGGCACTTCGCGCAAACGCTCCTATATATCTGGCAAAAAAAGTGATAGAGGAAGCGGGAATCGTGATGAAGGACGACGAGATCCCTGGAGAAACAATCGGAAAAGAAAAAATTTCCCAGTTGCCCAAGTCTCAGTTAGAGATCCTACAGGATTCCCTGGATAATGCTCTAAAAGCGGAAGATTATGAGACGGCGGCAAAGATCCGGGACCAGATCCGAAAACTTCTGGAAAATCCCTCCTAA